One genomic segment of Romeriopsis navalis LEGE 11480 includes these proteins:
- the sppA gene encoding signal peptide peptidase SppA: MRDFFKQTLATLLALSIFAGISIGGLLTLIIGIAASSSQDTGPVVQDKSILTIDMGQSMIDSQPQVSAREFLQNGRPNVIQLRSTIQAIDAAAKDKRIAGIFLFNRNSAVSNGSSYANLKEVRGALEKFKKAGKKIYAYDVDWSEREYYLASVADQIGINPMGSLELNGLSSETTFYGGALEKFGIGVQAIWRGKYKSAIEPWVRKNRSDASRQQTAKLLNDLWQEFLQSSSKTRKLDPKTMQQLSNSKGILTPEEAQKAKLIDNLVYTDQMIDQLKKITGEDQENKSFKQISLPKYAQTIDDDGGFGKRNQVAVIYATGEIVNGQGGPGMIGGDSLARQLRKIRQNNDIKAVVLRVNSPGGSATASEIIQREVILTQKQKPVVISMGGVAASGGYWISTYANKIFAEPNTITGSIGVYGLQPNFQKIANQNGITWDVVKTGKFADSLTVSR; this comes from the coding sequence ATGCGCGATTTCTTCAAGCAAACACTTGCGACATTGCTTGCCCTTAGTATCTTTGCCGGAATTAGCATTGGTGGACTGCTAACGTTAATTATCGGGATTGCCGCGAGCAGTTCCCAGGATACTGGCCCCGTGGTCCAGGATAAATCAATCCTAACCATTGATATGGGACAGTCGATGATCGATTCACAGCCTCAGGTTTCGGCCCGTGAGTTCCTTCAGAATGGTCGCCCCAATGTGATCCAACTGCGATCGACCATTCAAGCGATCGATGCTGCCGCTAAAGACAAACGGATTGCGGGGATTTTCCTCTTCAATCGCAATTCCGCCGTTAGCAATGGTTCAAGCTACGCCAACCTCAAAGAAGTGCGGGGCGCATTAGAAAAGTTCAAAAAAGCTGGCAAGAAGATTTACGCCTACGATGTTGACTGGAGTGAACGCGAATATTACCTCGCCTCCGTCGCCGATCAAATTGGCATTAATCCCATGGGCAGCCTGGAATTAAATGGACTGAGTTCCGAAACGACATTTTATGGTGGCGCGCTAGAGAAATTTGGGATTGGCGTCCAAGCCATTTGGCGCGGCAAATATAAATCAGCGATCGAACCTTGGGTCCGGAAAAACCGCAGCGACGCTAGTCGTCAACAGACCGCCAAACTGCTAAATGACCTATGGCAAGAGTTTTTGCAATCGAGTAGCAAGACACGCAAACTCGATCCAAAAACCATGCAACAACTCAGCAATAGCAAAGGCATCTTAACCCCAGAAGAAGCACAGAAAGCCAAGCTGATTGACAACTTGGTGTACACCGATCAAATGATTGACCAGCTCAAAAAAATCACCGGCGAAGATCAAGAGAACAAATCCTTTAAACAGATCAGCTTGCCGAAATACGCACAAACCATTGATGACGATGGCGGCTTTGGCAAACGCAATCAAGTCGCCGTCATCTATGCCACGGGCGAAATTGTTAATGGTCAAGGCGGACCCGGTATGATCGGTGGTGATAGTCTAGCGCGGCAACTCCGCAAAATCCGCCAAAACAACGACATCAAAGCCGTTGTGCTCCGGGTGAATAGCCCGGGTGGTAGCGCTACGGCCTCCGAAATTATTCAGCGTGAAGTCATTCTGACCCAAAAACAAAAACCGGTGGTGATTTCGATGGGTGGCGTTGCCGCATCGGGTGGCTATTGGATTTCCACCTATGCCAATAAAATTTTTGCCGAACCCAATACCATCACTGGTTCCATTGGGGTTTACGGCTTACAGCCCAACTTCCAAAAGATCGCCAACCAAAATGGGATTACCTGGGATGTTGTCAAAACTGGCAAGTTCGCCGATAGCCTCACCGTTTCACGG
- the fni gene encoding type 2 isopentenyl-diphosphate Delta-isomerase: MIVQPNNATAASIPTNEAQTPDTAPHETQSRKADHLRVCLEDDVQCHQVSSGFERYRLTHCCLPEIDYQAVDLNTEFLGKALQAPLLISSMTGGTEQARILNYRLAAIAQEYRLAMGVGSQRVAIENPNVADSFTLRKIAPDALLFANIGAVQLNYTYGLAECQKAVDMLEADALILHLNALQEAVQTRGDKNFQGLLAKIQQLCEQLPVPVIAKEVGNGISGPMAQRLIEVGVKAIDVAGAGGTSWAKVEAGRAQDPKQRRLGQTFADWGIPTADCLTQVRSSSTSIPLIASGGLRNGLDAAKAIALGADLVGLALPFLQAANESEAALHTLMEILSAELRTALFCSGCDDLMALRQPGVLQQILR, encoded by the coding sequence GCCGCATCCATTCCGACAAACGAGGCGCAAACTCCAGACACCGCACCGCATGAGACCCAGTCCCGCAAGGCCGATCATCTGCGTGTATGCCTCGAAGATGATGTGCAATGTCATCAAGTCAGTAGTGGGTTCGAGCGTTACCGTCTCACACATTGTTGTTTGCCCGAAATTGACTACCAAGCCGTTGACCTCAACACGGAGTTCCTCGGTAAAGCCCTCCAGGCCCCACTCTTAATTTCTTCGATGACAGGGGGCACCGAGCAGGCCCGCATCCTGAATTATCGCCTAGCGGCGATTGCCCAAGAATACCGCCTGGCCATGGGCGTTGGCTCCCAGCGTGTGGCGATCGAAAATCCCAACGTTGCCGATAGTTTTACACTGCGAAAAATTGCCCCAGATGCACTGCTGTTTGCCAATATTGGGGCCGTCCAACTGAACTATACCTATGGCTTAGCCGAATGCCAAAAAGCCGTCGATATGCTGGAAGCCGATGCCTTAATTCTGCATCTCAATGCGCTGCAGGAAGCAGTTCAAACCCGGGGTGACAAAAATTTTCAGGGATTGTTGGCCAAAATTCAGCAACTCTGTGAGCAATTACCCGTGCCCGTCATCGCCAAAGAGGTGGGAAATGGCATTTCCGGTCCTATGGCGCAGCGCCTGATTGAGGTTGGGGTAAAGGCGATCGATGTAGCCGGAGCGGGCGGCACCTCCTGGGCCAAAGTTGAAGCGGGCCGAGCACAGGACCCCAAACAAAGACGATTAGGGCAAACATTTGCCGATTGGGGGATTCCCACAGCCGACTGCTTAACCCAAGTGCGATCGAGTTCAACCAGCATTCCGTTAATTGCTTCCGGCGGATTGCGCAATGGCCTTGATGCCGCCAAAGCGATCGCCCTCGGCGCCGACCTCGTGGGCCTCGCCTTACCGTTTTTGCAAGCGGCAAACGAATCAGAAGCCGCCTTGCATACACTAATGGAAATTTTGAGCGCCGAGTTGCGCACCGCACTGTTCTGCTCCGGCTGCGATGATTTAATGGCCTTACGTCAACCTGGGGTGCTCCAGCAAATTCTGAGGTAG